In Pseudonocardia sp. C8, one genomic interval encodes:
- a CDS encoding DUF488 domain-containing protein: MTVQVRRIYDPPEKDDGTRVLVDRVWPRGLRKEDARYDEWIKDVAPSTELRKWYGHDPDRFGEFRRRYRAELDGSSALERLRECAHHGNLTLLTATRDPEYSQAEVLREVLDG; encoded by the coding sequence ATGACGGTCCAGGTGCGGCGGATCTACGACCCGCCGGAGAAGGACGACGGCACCCGGGTGCTCGTCGACCGGGTGTGGCCCCGCGGGTTGCGCAAGGAGGACGCCCGGTACGACGAGTGGATCAAGGATGTCGCGCCCAGCACCGAGCTGCGGAAGTGGTACGGCCACGACCCGGACCGGTTCGGCGAGTTCCGCCGGCGGTACCGGGCCGAGCTCGACGGCTCGTCGGCCCTGGAGCGGCTACGGGAGTGTGCCCACCACGGGAATCTCACGCTGCTCACCGCGACGCGGGACCCCGAGTACAGCCAGGCCGAGGTGCTGCGCGAGGTCCTCGACGGTTGA
- a CDS encoding PE domain-containing protein — protein sequence MSPEQQRSIADLVAQVDADNVLQVAARLQQHANEIQDALNAATPSLTLQPCGRDPVSRRAPSWSSPGRLVAGPGTERRRFPHDRMSSTSPPSIRVRHSRQGSGPI from the coding sequence ATGAGCCCGGAGCAGCAGCGTTCGATCGCCGACCTCGTCGCGCAGGTCGACGCGGACAACGTCCTTCAGGTCGCCGCCCGCCTTCAGCAGCACGCGAACGAGATCCAGGACGCGCTGAACGCCGCCACTCCTTCCCTGACCCTCCAACCGTGCGGTCGTGACCCGGTGTCGCGGCGTGCACCGTCCTGGTCCTCGCCGGGGCGGCTGGTTGCGGGTCCGGGGACGGAACGACGCCGTTTCCCGCACGACCGTATGAGCTCGACGTCGCCGCCATCGATCCGTGTTCGGCACTCACGGCAGGGCAGCGGGCCGATCTGA
- a CDS encoding TIGR03618 family F420-dependent PPOX class oxidoreductase has translation MSADLDAVRRIVAENQGLCTVAVVRRDGSPHTSLVNAGVLDHPVSGAPVAAYVTYGPVKLRALRARPATSLHWRSGWTWVAVEGTSEIIGPDDPRDGVDVPQLLRDVFTACGGTHDDWDTYDRVMAEERRAAVLVEPVRVVGNY, from the coding sequence ATGAGTGCCGATCTGGACGCCGTCCGGCGCATCGTGGCCGAGAACCAGGGGCTGTGCACCGTCGCCGTCGTCCGGCGCGACGGGAGCCCGCACACCTCGCTGGTCAACGCGGGCGTCCTCGACCACCCGGTGAGCGGCGCACCGGTCGCCGCCTACGTCACCTACGGTCCCGTGAAGCTGCGGGCGTTGCGTGCGCGACCCGCGACGTCGCTGCACTGGCGGTCCGGCTGGACCTGGGTCGCGGTCGAGGGCACGTCGGAGATCATCGGGCCGGACGACCCGCGGGACGGGGTCGACGTCCCGCAGCTGCTGCGCGACGTCTTCACCGCCTGCGGGGGCACGCACGACGACTGGGACACCTACGACCGCGTCATGGCCGAGGAGCGGCGGGCCGCGGTGCTCGTGGAGCCGGTGCGGGTGGTGGGGAACTACTGA
- a CDS encoding transglycosylase family protein, whose product MAGRHRKPTETGRTVARIGALTAMAAAPLGIVGTASAASAPSVNSTATWDKLAHCESTGQWDADTGNGFKGGLQFTPSTWEEFGGTQFAPSADQASKSEQIAIAKKVQKAQGWKAWPACTKKLGWR is encoded by the coding sequence ATGGCAGGACGACACCGCAAGCCCACCGAGACCGGCCGCACGGTCGCCCGCATCGGCGCGCTCACCGCGATGGCGGCCGCGCCGCTGGGCATCGTCGGCACCGCCTCGGCCGCCTCGGCGCCGTCGGTGAACAGCACCGCGACCTGGGACAAGCTGGCGCACTGCGAGAGCACCGGTCAGTGGGACGCCGACACCGGCAACGGGTTCAAGGGCGGGCTGCAGTTCACGCCGTCCACCTGGGAGGAGTTCGGCGGCACGCAGTTCGCGCCGAGCGCGGACCAGGCCTCGAAGTCCGAGCAGATCGCGATCGCGAAGAAGGTCCAGAAGGCGCAGGGCTGGAAGGCCTGGCCGGCCTGCACCAAGAAGCTCGGCTGGCGCTGA